The following proteins are co-located in the Pedobacter sp. FW305-3-2-15-E-R2A2 genome:
- a CDS encoding lipopolysaccharide biosynthesis protein, with translation MELKRKTISGVFWSLGQQFSIKIVGFVITILLARILAPAEFGLIAMLSVFISVGHVLMDSGLTSSLIRSREADQKDYSTVFFVNLCGSILIYFLLFLLAPLVAQFYRQEVLRAVLRVYGLIIILNAFFAVQNTILTKEMNFRKQTNIQIPSAIAGGLLGLILAKMGYGVWSLVWMNLFTAICSTMMHWITSPWRPSWRIDREKLKYHFGFGYKVALSSIIDSIHQNIYVLIIGKFYSVTALGYYSRAEAISQLPISNISYAINKVTYPMFSEIAEHNGQLKTVYRKIMQQVIFWNAPALIFLSIIAEPLFRFLLTEKWLPAVPYFQILCIAGIMYPLHAYNLNILKVKGRSDLLLKLEIIKKTISLIGILSVIRFGIYGLLYFQLLFNFLGYYINSHYSGKLINYPTMEQVADLLPILGMAAITGLCCYFLDAYLAGSLHLKDWSRMLVSGFFYALTYLFMSNLFRLTAITDFKQLIAKK, from the coding sequence ATGGAATTAAAGAGAAAGACCATTTCCGGTGTATTCTGGTCGCTGGGACAACAGTTCAGCATTAAGATTGTGGGCTTTGTCATCACCATCCTGCTGGCCAGAATCCTGGCACCTGCAGAATTCGGACTGATTGCCATGCTGTCTGTCTTTATATCAGTAGGCCATGTACTGATGGACAGCGGTTTAACCTCTTCCCTCATCAGGAGCAGGGAGGCAGATCAGAAAGACTATTCGACGGTATTTTTTGTAAACCTCTGCGGAAGTATCCTCATCTATTTCCTCCTGTTCTTGCTGGCGCCCCTGGTGGCGCAGTTTTACCGGCAGGAAGTACTCCGTGCAGTGCTGAGGGTTTATGGACTGATCATTATATTAAACGCCTTTTTCGCGGTTCAGAACACCATTCTGACCAAGGAGATGAACTTCAGGAAGCAAACCAATATCCAGATTCCTTCGGCCATTGCAGGGGGGCTTCTGGGGCTGATCCTGGCAAAGATGGGATATGGCGTATGGAGCCTGGTCTGGATGAACCTTTTTACCGCCATCTGCTCTACGATGATGCATTGGATCACTTCTCCCTGGCGGCCATCATGGCGCATTGACCGGGAGAAGTTAAAGTATCATTTTGGTTTCGGCTATAAAGTGGCCCTTTCCAGCATCATTGACAGCATCCATCAGAACATTTATGTGCTGATTATCGGAAAGTTTTATTCCGTTACCGCATTGGGCTATTACTCCAGGGCGGAGGCCATCAGCCAGCTGCCGATCTCCAACATCTCTTATGCCATCAATAAGGTGACTTATCCCATGTTTTCCGAGATCGCAGAACACAATGGCCAGCTGAAGACCGTCTATAGAAAAATCATGCAGCAAGTGATTTTCTGGAATGCCCCGGCTCTGATTTTCCTGAGCATCATTGCCGAACCTTTGTTTCGCTTTTTGCTCACCGAGAAATGGCTTCCTGCGGTTCCTTACTTTCAGATTCTTTGTATCGCCGGGATCATGTACCCCTTGCATGCCTACAACCTGAACATTCTGAAAGTAAAAGGAAGAAGTGACCTCCTGCTGAAGCTGGAAATCATCAAGAAAACCATCAGCCTCATCGGGATCCTCAGTGTCATCCGCTTTGGGATTTACGGCTTATTATACTTCCAGCTGCTGTTTAACTTTTTAGGGTATTATATCAATTCCCATTACAGCGGCAAACTCATCAATTATCCGACCATGGAACAGGTAGCAGACCTGTTGCCCATCCTCGGAATGGCCGCCATCACTGGATTGTGCTGCTATTTCCTGGATGCTTACCTCGCCGGATCCTTACACCTGAAGGATTGGTCAAGGATGCTTGTAAGCGGTTTTTTTTACGCCCTTACCTACCTCTTTATGAGCAACCTCTTCCGGCTGACTGCAATAACAGATTTCAAACAATTAATCGCTAAAAAATGA
- a CDS encoding peptidoglycan DD-metalloendopeptidase family protein, protein MKLLLFPMLLLWLAPDQPMTIERDKDRWKPYYIATAPTAVANTWYLPFDVANRKDSKQIKVVSIFGDHRDSYLKGHVHTAIDINPLKPKSKLVTVYPMAKGIVCSVHLGENQRTVVLKHKLPDGKFIFTSYKHLKEVYVSQGQQVDENVKIARLFTPAESKKYGGDYHHLHLEIRKSFDDYGCASWLTMNKKQLDLRFFNPLVFIKENLKP, encoded by the coding sequence ATGAAATTATTACTATTCCCTATGTTACTGCTATGGCTGGCGCCAGATCAGCCCATGACCATTGAACGCGATAAAGATAGATGGAAACCTTATTACATCGCTACTGCGCCCACAGCAGTAGCCAACACCTGGTATCTTCCTTTTGATGTGGCCAACCGCAAAGACTCCAAACAAATTAAAGTGGTCAGCATTTTCGGAGATCATCGCGACAGCTACCTGAAGGGACATGTACATACCGCAATAGACATCAATCCTTTAAAACCCAAAAGCAAACTGGTTACCGTTTATCCAATGGCAAAGGGTATTGTTTGCTCCGTACACCTGGGCGAAAACCAGAGAACGGTAGTCCTGAAGCATAAATTACCCGATGGGAAATTCATATTTACCTCTTACAAGCACCTAAAAGAAGTATATGTGAGCCAGGGACAACAGGTAGATGAAAATGTAAAGATCGCCCGCTTGTTTACCCCTGCGGAGTCAAAGAAATATGGCGGTGATTACCATCATTTACACCTGGAAATCCGGAAAAGCTTTGATGATTATGGATGTGCCAGCTGGTTAACCATGAATAAAAAACAACTGGACCTCCGCTTTTTCAACCCACTGGTTTTTATTAAAGAAAACCTGAAGCCATAA
- a CDS encoding UpxY family transcription antiterminator: MKQQWLVIYTRPRWEKKVDRLLQMQGIESYCPVKKVISQWTDRKKAVELPLFSSYVFVRIDEREEYKVRQTLGVLNFVYYMAKPAVIRDQVIEKIKHYTRHCSDAEVVSLREISTGDRIRVKNGLFYNQEGTVIKVQGKNVIMVFDHLDCALLSNIPVSDVILSGNASAPLAANRFIRH; this comes from the coding sequence ATGAAACAACAATGGTTAGTGATTTATACCCGTCCGAGATGGGAGAAAAAAGTAGACCGTCTTTTGCAAATGCAGGGAATTGAATCCTACTGTCCGGTTAAAAAAGTGATCAGTCAATGGACAGACCGGAAAAAGGCCGTCGAGCTTCCCCTTTTCAGCTCCTATGTGTTTGTCCGCATTGATGAACGCGAAGAATATAAAGTCCGACAGACCTTGGGAGTGCTCAACTTCGTCTACTATATGGCGAAGCCTGCCGTGATCCGTGACCAGGTGATCGAAAAGATCAAGCATTATACCCGACACTGCAGCGATGCAGAAGTGGTCAGTTTACGGGAAATCAGTACCGGCGACAGGATTCGGGTAAAAAACGGTCTTTTTTACAATCAGGAAGGAACCGTCATCAAGGTTCAGGGGAAAAACGTCATCATGGTCTTTGATCACCTGGATTGCGCACTGCTGAGCAATATCCCGGTCAGCGATGTGATCTTAAGCGGTAACGCCTCCGCTCCTCTTGCTGCAAACAGATTTATCCGCCATTAA
- a CDS encoding NAD-dependent succinate-semialdehyde dehydrogenase, which translates to MSIHSINPTNGKLIKSYKEDSEKQISGKIEKAHHAWLKWRDTSFSTRADLLKNAAALLLTRKLELATLMAKEMGKPIPAGIAEIEKCAAVCDYYAANGAAFLKDEEIKTEASKSYVSFQPLGVVLAVMPWNFPFWQLFRFLAPALMAGNGGLLKHASNVTGCALAIEEIISAAGFPKDIFRVLVISSKFVKQVIAHPLIKAVTLTGSTEAGKQVAQQAGYYLKKTVLELGGSDPYLVLADADLEQAAEICMQSRLINNGQSCIAAKRFILVKEIEKEFTRIFLEKMQSKVTGDPFDAQTDLGPMARVDLRDELHQQVKANIEAGAKCILGGEIPAFKGKHAYYTPTILSGIRKGMPGYEEEIFGPVALIFSAKNEEEAIRIANDSPFGLGAAVFTANVKRGEEIAAKRLNAGSCFVNSLVKSDPRLPFGGINQSGYGRELSAFGIREFVNIKTVYVK; encoded by the coding sequence ATGAGTATTCATTCCATCAATCCTACCAACGGTAAATTAATCAAGTCCTATAAAGAAGATTCCGAAAAACAAATTTCCGGAAAGATCGAAAAAGCACATCACGCCTGGTTGAAATGGAGGGACACCTCCTTTTCAACCCGTGCAGATTTGTTAAAAAATGCCGCTGCACTCCTGTTAACAAGAAAATTGGAACTCGCCACATTGATGGCTAAAGAAATGGGGAAACCCATTCCTGCCGGAATTGCGGAGATCGAGAAATGCGCAGCAGTATGTGATTATTACGCCGCAAACGGAGCAGCGTTTTTAAAAGACGAAGAGATAAAAACGGAAGCCTCCAAAAGCTATGTCAGCTTCCAGCCCTTGGGTGTGGTACTGGCGGTAATGCCCTGGAATTTCCCTTTCTGGCAGCTTTTCCGCTTTCTGGCCCCGGCATTAATGGCCGGCAATGGCGGATTGCTAAAACACGCCTCCAATGTAACGGGATGTGCACTGGCCATTGAAGAAATCATTAGCGCGGCAGGTTTTCCTAAAGACATCTTCCGGGTTCTGGTCATCAGCAGTAAATTTGTAAAACAAGTGATTGCCCATCCTTTGATAAAAGCCGTTACCCTGACCGGAAGCACGGAAGCGGGCAAACAGGTGGCCCAACAGGCAGGATATTATTTAAAAAAGACGGTCCTGGAATTGGGCGGAAGTGACCCATATCTGGTATTGGCTGATGCCGATCTGGAACAGGCGGCCGAAATCTGTATGCAAAGCAGACTGATCAATAACGGTCAAAGCTGTATTGCTGCAAAAAGATTTATCCTCGTAAAGGAAATTGAAAAAGAGTTTACCCGGATCTTTCTGGAAAAAATGCAATCGAAGGTGACAGGTGATCCTTTTGATGCGCAGACCGACCTCGGCCCGATGGCAAGAGTAGACCTGAGAGATGAACTCCACCAACAGGTAAAGGCTAATATCGAAGCCGGAGCAAAATGTATTCTTGGTGGAGAAATTCCAGCTTTTAAGGGCAAACATGCATACTATACACCTACAATATTGTCGGGAATCAGGAAGGGCATGCCGGGCTATGAAGAAGAAATATTTGGTCCTGTAGCCTTGATTTTCTCTGCAAAAAATGAAGAAGAAGCGATCAGAATTGCTAATGACAGTCCCTTTGGGCTGGGTGCGGCAGTATTCACAGCCAATGTGAAACGCGGAGAAGAAATCGCTGCCAAAAGGTTAAACGCCGGATCCTGTTTCGTAAACTCACTGGTAAAGTCGGATCCAAGATTGCCATTTGGAGGGATCAACCAAAGCGGCTATGGAAGAGAACTCAGCGCATTTGGCATCAGGGAATTTGTAAACATCAAAACGGTTTATGTAAAATAA
- a CDS encoding DegT/DnrJ/EryC1/StrS family aminotransferase, with translation MIPVTKPFLPKAEDFKRYIDSIWERQWLTNNGPLLNELELKLQEYLGIKHLLYVSNGTIAIQLAIKALGIQGEVITTPFSYVATTSSIVWEGCTPVYVDIDPETFNIDPAKIEAAITPETTAILATHVYGNPCDIDAIQAIADKHQLKVIYDAAHCFGTTYKNKSVFAYGDISTVSFHATKLFHTIEGGAVFTKNAKLLKIMAGMRNFGHNGPETFSGPGINAKNCEFRAAMGLCNLKHIEEILETRRKLSYHYYKRLKNIKGKFPKLNADMDYNFAYFPILFDSEILMQQCMKKLEGANIYCRRYFYPSLSSLPYVNQTPMPVCDDVVKRILCLPLYHTLTTADLDLICRLIMRVQNYQEPVLLKRKEIKTNPSDNNLQQINGHTF, from the coding sequence ATGATTCCGGTAACCAAACCATTTCTTCCAAAGGCAGAAGATTTTAAACGCTATATAGATAGCATCTGGGAACGCCAGTGGCTGACCAACAATGGGCCCCTCCTGAACGAACTGGAGCTGAAACTTCAGGAATATCTGGGCATCAAACACTTGTTATATGTATCCAATGGCACGATTGCCATTCAACTTGCCATCAAAGCACTTGGCATTCAGGGTGAAGTCATCACTACTCCCTTCTCGTATGTCGCCACTACGAGCAGTATCGTCTGGGAAGGTTGTACGCCTGTATATGTAGACATCGATCCGGAAACTTTCAATATCGATCCTGCTAAAATTGAAGCCGCTATTACCCCCGAAACAACGGCCATCCTCGCCACACATGTCTATGGAAACCCATGCGATATCGATGCCATACAAGCCATTGCCGACAAGCATCAGCTGAAAGTGATCTATGATGCCGCCCATTGTTTTGGAACGACCTATAAAAACAAATCTGTATTTGCCTATGGCGACATCAGTACTGTCAGTTTTCATGCCACCAAGCTCTTTCATACCATTGAGGGCGGTGCCGTATTCACCAAAAATGCTAAACTGCTAAAAATCATGGCCGGCATGCGGAATTTCGGTCATAATGGCCCTGAAACCTTCTCCGGACCAGGCATCAATGCTAAAAACTGCGAATTCCGCGCAGCAATGGGGCTTTGCAACCTGAAGCACATTGAAGAGATTCTGGAAACCAGGAGAAAACTCTCCTACCATTATTACAAAAGATTAAAAAACATCAAAGGAAAATTCCCTAAGCTCAATGCAGATATGGACTATAATTTCGCCTATTTCCCTATTCTTTTCGATAGTGAAATACTCATGCAGCAATGCATGAAAAAGCTGGAAGGCGCCAATATCTATTGCCGGAGGTATTTCTACCCTTCTCTCTCCAGTCTGCCTTATGTAAATCAGACCCCGATGCCGGTCTGTGATGATGTTGTGAAACGGATTCTTTGTCTGCCGCTCTACCATACCCTGACCACCGCAGACCTCGACCTCATCTGCAGGTTGATCATGAGGGTGCAGAACTACCAGGAGCCGGTCCTGCTAAAGAGAAAGGAAATCAAGACTAACCCATCCGACAACAACCTTCAACAAATCAATGGTCATACTTTTTAA
- a CDS encoding DinB family protein, with the protein MPNESFPQVTTLKKLRFAVLKTVEHLTTEQLNKIPDGFNNNVIWNIAHLIASQQNLCYVKAGQEALVPESFIQAYKPGTKPEKEVSAEEIEDIKALLLSTTTQLETDLKAHHFDHYNPWVNSMGLELNNINDIISYLPLHESMHLGYILALKRLI; encoded by the coding sequence ATGCCCAACGAAAGTTTCCCTCAGGTAACTACCCTTAAAAAATTAAGGTTTGCCGTATTAAAGACTGTGGAACATTTGACCACGGAACAGTTAAATAAAATCCCCGATGGTTTCAACAACAACGTCATCTGGAACATTGCACATTTAATTGCCAGTCAGCAGAACCTTTGTTATGTAAAAGCAGGACAGGAAGCCTTGGTGCCCGAATCATTCATTCAAGCTTACAAACCGGGTACAAAGCCGGAAAAAGAAGTCTCAGCGGAAGAAATTGAAGACATAAAAGCCCTCTTGCTCAGCACAACGACACAACTGGAAACCGACCTTAAAGCACATCATTTCGATCACTATAACCCCTGGGTAAACAGTATGGGACTGGAATTAAACAACATCAACGACATCATTAGTTACCTGCCGCTTCATGAAAGCATGCATTTAGGATATATCCTTGCATTGAAGCGTCTTATTTAA
- a CDS encoding glycosyltransferase, with translation MEPQSEIMVSICCITYNHEKYIAQTIDSFLMQDCNFKFEIIIGEDHSTDNTRNILEYYQRKHPDIIHMVTSDGNVGSIKNQLRTMNMARGKYIAMCDGDDFWTDAFKLQKQVDFLESHPEYIICCHYTRVINDYDQTVYMHPTPVSMEFSYEDLLLGKRDETRICSLMVRNSKEVREIGLKKWYYQTYGSDTLFKLHAISTGKKIYVIPQVMACYRLHTGGIWSMIDPKIRKSRMVSDFNLMIRNFKCSSLQKRALLKIYLRQYFLFDLRYFKFNKAIKTITALW, from the coding sequence ATGGAACCTCAATCAGAAATTATGGTCAGCATTTGCTGCATCACCTATAATCATGAAAAATACATTGCCCAAACCATAGACAGCTTTTTAATGCAGGATTGCAATTTCAAGTTTGAAATCATTATTGGCGAAGACCATTCTACCGACAATACCAGGAACATCCTGGAATATTACCAGCGCAAGCATCCGGACATCATCCATATGGTGACTTCCGATGGGAATGTTGGCTCTATAAAAAACCAGTTGCGAACCATGAATATGGCCCGTGGAAAATACATCGCCATGTGTGACGGGGATGATTTCTGGACCGATGCCTTCAAGCTGCAAAAGCAGGTAGACTTTTTGGAAAGTCATCCGGAATACATCATCTGTTGTCACTATACCCGGGTGATCAATGATTACGACCAGACGGTCTATATGCACCCGACTCCGGTGAGCATGGAATTCAGCTACGAAGACCTGTTACTCGGCAAAAGGGACGAAACGAGAATCTGCTCCCTGATGGTTCGAAACAGCAAGGAAGTGCGGGAAATCGGATTGAAGAAATGGTATTACCAGACTTACGGTTCCGACACCCTGTTCAAATTACACGCGATCAGTACCGGGAAGAAAATTTACGTCATCCCGCAGGTCATGGCTTGTTACCGCCTCCATACCGGGGGGATCTGGAGCATGATCGATCCTAAAATCAGGAAATCGAGAATGGTCAGCGATTTCAACCTCATGATCCGGAATTTCAAATGCTCTTCCCTTCAAAAAAGAGCATTGCTGAAAATCTACCTGCGTCAATATTTTCTTTTTGACCTCCGCTATTTCAAGTTTAACAAAGCCATCAAAACCATTACCGCGTTATGGTAA
- a CDS encoding acyltransferase, with protein MKHLRLRITELDGLRGIAALAVVLYHYTTRFGQKFDSNLTTSVWEFEYGRYGVDLFFIISGFVIFMTIEKVKHPGEFIYKRFIRLYPTFWFCMLLTFFLMKYFGPALLKRTTEELLINISMVPALFGTRAIDGVYWSLLIELCFYGFMLLLLLLRLIPKIKHVGFVFLLFYFGVCLWNKHHPELYYGSLFLMGISFYKIWKGDKSWFWHFQIVICALLSLFSPQRIDFIVTALLCALFYLFVYRQAGFLRFRPLVFIGEISYALYLIHQHIGHTIQLWLIREGITNEYLLLLWPIFIMILTAYLITTWFEKPVIAYLSNVGKKTSLWN; from the coding sequence ATGAAACACCTTAGGCTAAGAATCACAGAATTAGACGGATTGAGAGGTATTGCCGCGCTCGCTGTAGTGCTGTATCATTATACCACCCGCTTTGGGCAGAAGTTCGACAGCAACCTCACTACAAGCGTCTGGGAATTTGAATATGGCCGTTATGGCGTAGATCTGTTCTTTATCATCAGTGGTTTTGTCATCTTCATGACGATAGAAAAAGTGAAACATCCCGGAGAATTCATCTACAAACGCTTTATCCGGCTCTATCCCACTTTCTGGTTCTGCATGCTCCTTACGTTTTTCCTCATGAAATACTTTGGTCCCGCGCTGTTGAAGCGGACAACAGAAGAGTTGCTCATCAACATCAGTATGGTTCCTGCCTTATTCGGAACCCGGGCAATTGATGGCGTCTATTGGTCTTTACTGATTGAATTGTGTTTTTACGGCTTTATGCTGTTGTTGCTCCTGCTTCGGCTGATTCCGAAAATAAAACATGTTGGCTTTGTTTTCCTGCTTTTCTACTTTGGAGTTTGCCTCTGGAATAAACACCATCCTGAACTGTATTACGGCAGTTTATTCCTGATGGGGATCAGCTTTTATAAGATCTGGAAGGGCGACAAAAGCTGGTTCTGGCACTTTCAAATCGTCATTTGTGCCCTGCTGAGCTTGTTTTCGCCACAGCGCATTGATTTTATCGTTACCGCGCTGCTTTGTGCCCTGTTTTACCTCTTTGTGTACCGGCAGGCTGGTTTCCTCCGCTTCCGTCCACTGGTCTTTATCGGAGAGATCTCTTATGCGCTGTACCTGATTCACCAGCATATCGGTCATACCATACAATTATGGCTCATCCGGGAAGGAATTACGAATGAGTACCTGCTGTTGCTCTGGCCCATTTTTATCATGATCCTGACCGCCTACCTGATCACCACCTGGTTTGAAAAACCGGTGATTGCCTACCTCAGCAACGTTGGAAAAAAAACGTCTTTATGGAATTAA
- a CDS encoding polysaccharide biosynthesis tyrosine autokinase has protein sequence MTTNHRMTGLSEDMKESVMKYLKYWYAFLIAIVISMAAAFFYLSTVTPKYKISSTLLMQDDKKGDGELKGTAFSDLNMFHTDKKVDNEMEVLRSRELIYKVIKSLSLETSYFRKEGLKDKELYANTLPFKVTVIALSPLAYTKSLTLQPINQNSFMLSDKDEHWVYDYGEEIRKPGYAFLVQKGPAPRRQNSSVRIKFNNMYTMTEAYSQTRLSVLPIIKDANTVVVSLEDPVPQRGIDILSTLIKTYNDENVTKKNIIAVNTINFIDKRLAYLSRDLSNVEQDVESYKQDNMVTDVGADAQINMVKSGEYRQMLSTAEVQLRVIESLERYLGQNNNQFQMVPSSLNINNITLNELTSKFNALQQERNRMLRTSNANNPLVLNLTDQLITLKSNIEENLHNIKQGILIERNNLRAMASQFNSKIHSAPAVERGLLERSREQAVKMSLYRYLLQKREETTLSLSGTVPTSQVIDKPAYHSIPVSPKKQLIYLFAIIFGCLVPAGTIYGKQLLNNKVKDPKDIELLTGVRLLGVLSHLDKNENKVMESNSRSTMSELFRYIRSNLHFMNSGMPNQVLLVTSCMKSEGKTFFSLNLGMTLASVNKRVVILEFDLRKPDLLEKMKMKKGIGITDYLEQKDLEIEDIIQQSELSPNLSVIDCGEIPENPAETMMHPRIGKMIEALKAKFDYVIIDTAPVGLVADAFSLAPYTDASIYLVRYNYTDKLQLNILRDIYDHKKLNNPMVVLNDTKNENKRNYGYAGYGYGYGLQLNN, from the coding sequence ATGACCACCAACCATAGAATGACGGGCCTGTCGGAAGACATGAAGGAATCGGTAATGAAATACCTGAAATACTGGTATGCTTTTCTGATCGCTATTGTAATCAGTATGGCCGCAGCCTTCTTTTACCTGAGTACCGTTACCCCCAAATATAAAATCAGCAGTACCTTATTAATGCAGGACGATAAAAAAGGCGATGGGGAACTCAAAGGAACCGCTTTTAGCGACCTGAACATGTTCCATACCGACAAAAAAGTAGACAATGAAATGGAAGTCCTGCGTTCCAGGGAACTGATTTACAAAGTAATCAAAAGCCTCTCTTTAGAAACCTCCTACTTTCGGAAAGAAGGTTTAAAAGACAAAGAGCTCTACGCAAATACATTGCCCTTCAAGGTAACCGTCATTGCACTCAGTCCACTGGCCTACACCAAGTCATTAACCCTGCAGCCGATCAACCAAAACTCCTTTATGCTCAGCGACAAAGACGAGCATTGGGTGTATGATTATGGAGAAGAAATCAGGAAACCAGGATATGCATTTCTTGTTCAGAAAGGACCTGCGCCCCGCAGGCAAAACAGTTCTGTCCGCATTAAATTCAACAACATGTACACCATGACGGAAGCCTACAGCCAAACCAGGCTCAGCGTACTTCCCATCATAAAAGACGCCAACACCGTGGTGGTGAGCCTTGAGGACCCCGTTCCTCAGCGTGGAATCGACATTCTCAGCACCCTGATCAAAACCTATAACGATGAGAATGTGACCAAGAAAAACATCATTGCCGTCAACACCATCAACTTTATTGACAAACGGCTGGCCTACCTGAGCAGGGATTTATCGAATGTAGAACAGGATGTAGAAAGCTACAAACAGGACAACATGGTGACCGATGTGGGTGCCGATGCGCAGATCAATATGGTTAAATCCGGAGAATACCGTCAAATGCTGTCGACTGCCGAGGTGCAGCTCCGCGTGATCGAATCTCTGGAAAGATACCTCGGACAAAACAACAATCAATTTCAAATGGTGCCCAGTTCCCTCAACATCAATAACATTACCTTAAACGAACTGACCAGCAAATTCAACGCCCTGCAACAGGAACGGAACAGAATGCTGCGCACCTCGAATGCCAATAATCCTTTGGTCCTGAACCTGACTGATCAGCTCATTACCCTGAAATCCAATATCGAGGAAAACCTGCACAACATCAAACAAGGTATTTTGATCGAACGGAACAACCTGCGCGCCATGGCCTCCCAATTCAATAGTAAAATCCATTCTGCACCAGCAGTGGAAAGGGGTTTACTGGAAAGAAGTCGTGAACAAGCGGTAAAGATGAGCCTATACCGGTACCTCCTTCAAAAAAGAGAAGAAACCACACTTTCTCTTTCCGGAACGGTGCCCACCTCACAGGTCATTGATAAACCGGCCTACCATTCCATTCCGGTATCACCCAAAAAGCAATTGATCTACCTCTTTGCCATTATTTTTGGATGTCTCGTCCCGGCAGGCACCATTTATGGGAAACAGCTCCTCAATAATAAGGTAAAAGATCCTAAAGACATTGAACTGTTAACCGGCGTCAGGCTCCTCGGTGTGCTCAGCCATCTCGATAAAAATGAGAACAAAGTGATGGAAAGCAACAGCCGTTCTACTATGTCGGAATTGTTCAGATACATCCGGAGCAACCTTCATTTTATGAACTCAGGCATGCCCAATCAAGTATTACTTGTCACCTCCTGCATGAAATCAGAGGGAAAAACCTTTTTCAGCCTGAACCTCGGCATGACCCTCGCCTCCGTCAACAAGCGGGTGGTGATTCTGGAATTTGATTTACGGAAGCCCGACCTCCTTGAAAAAATGAAAATGAAAAAAGGCATTGGGATCACCGACTACCTCGAGCAGAAAGACCTGGAAATAGAGGACATTATTCAGCAGTCTGAACTCTCCCCTAACCTTTCCGTGATCGATTGTGGTGAAATACCTGAAAATCCTGCAGAGACCATGATGCATCCCAGGATAGGCAAGATGATCGAGGCCCTGAAGGCAAAATTTGACTATGTCATCATCGATACTGCCCCCGTCGGACTCGTCGCAGATGCCTTTAGTCTCGCCCCTTATACCGATGCCAGTATTTACCTCGTCAGGTACAATTATACAGACAAACTTCAGCTGAATATCCTGAGGGATATCTATGATCATAAAAAGTTAAACAACCCTATGGTGGTGCTTAACGATACAAAAAACGAGAACAAACGCAATTATGGCTACGCCGGATACGGTTACGGCTACGGATTACAACTAAACAACTAA
- a CDS encoding polysaccharide biosynthesis/export family protein codes for MKKLQRSLVLFALALCACTPQRNLVYFSNLSELSKSQIRTYESELKIQKNDLLSISVNSLNTESNILFASSTGAAEADGSNKRSGFKVNNSGMVTLPVVGNLKVEGLRIEEAQKLITQELNKFVKSPVVDVQLLNFKITVIGEVNKPASFTVPGEQINLLEALGMAGDMTVYGKRENVLVIREINGERNMVRLNLNKQEVFQSPYFHLKQNDVIYVEPDKSKEKEFSPNNRALPIVTACISAVAVLVTALIR; via the coding sequence ATGAAAAAACTACAACGCTCACTGGTCCTATTCGCATTGGCATTATGCGCATGCACACCACAAAGAAACCTGGTTTATTTCAGCAACCTGTCTGAACTTTCCAAAAGTCAAATCCGGACGTATGAATCAGAACTCAAGATTCAGAAGAATGATTTGTTGAGCATCTCTGTGAACAGCTTAAACACAGAATCCAATATATTATTTGCCAGCAGTACCGGAGCAGCAGAGGCCGATGGCAGCAATAAAAGATCAGGCTTCAAAGTAAACAATAGTGGCATGGTGACGCTCCCTGTAGTAGGAAATCTGAAAGTAGAAGGCTTACGCATTGAGGAAGCTCAAAAGCTGATCACCCAGGAGCTGAACAAGTTCGTCAAATCTCCCGTTGTAGATGTACAACTCCTTAATTTCAAGATCACGGTGATTGGGGAAGTCAACAAACCTGCTTCCTTTACTGTTCCCGGCGAACAGATCAATTTGCTCGAAGCTTTGGGAATGGCCGGCGATATGACCGTCTATGGCAAGCGCGAAAACGTACTCGTGATCCGTGAAATCAACGGAGAACGCAATATGGTTCGGTTAAACCTCAACAAACAGGAAGTCTTCCAATCGCCATATTTTCATTTGAAACAGAATGATGTCATTTATGTGGAACCGGACAAATCGAAAGAAAAAGAATTCAGTCCGAATAACCGCGCACTGCCAATTGTCACCGCCTGCATCTCTGCAGTCGCTGTCCTCGTTACCGCGCTCATCAGGTAA